One Pseudomonas fluorescens genomic region harbors:
- a CDS encoding purine-cytosine permease family protein, whose protein sequence is MSSSTAGQSAGQLETRGIEPVPEAECNGHPLQLFWVWFAANISILGLPLGATLVAFRGLAIWQAIIVAIIGAAGSFAVVGIISIAGRRGRAPSLTLSRAIFGVRGNIGPTLVSLMSRLGWETVNTTTAAFVLLSLCSILFGSPVEAKSAPVLTLIFIAIFVLLTLAVSGLGHATLLVIQKWATYVFGALNILVGGFLCATIDWSAVFNATPAPLSAMIIGIGTMAAGTGIGWANAGADMSRYQHRSVKAVRLVASAAFGAGIPLVLLITLGGLLSVGNNDLASATDPIVAIRDMLPTWMAVPYLITAFGGLLLSNNLSVYSAGLTTLTLGLKVKRVYAVVVDIVAIFAGSIYFMLIADSFYGPFITFISLLAVPITAWVGIFVVDLIHRHYYSPKDLLDVSPSSAYWYRGGIEWRAFGAWAIAIVLGFSFTTIGTTAENVWFKGFLSDSWLGHNGLGWIVTFVVAGGIYLVLGGARDRRAAQPENAHA, encoded by the coding sequence ATGAGTTCATCAACCGCCGGGCAAAGCGCCGGGCAACTGGAAACCCGTGGCATCGAGCCGGTGCCGGAAGCCGAGTGCAACGGCCATCCGCTGCAATTGTTCTGGGTCTGGTTCGCGGCCAATATTTCCATTCTCGGCCTGCCGCTGGGCGCGACCCTGGTCGCGTTTCGTGGGCTGGCGATCTGGCAAGCAATCATCGTGGCGATCATCGGTGCCGCCGGTTCGTTCGCGGTGGTCGGGATCATCTCGATTGCGGGTCGACGTGGCCGCGCCCCGAGCCTGACACTGTCGCGCGCGATCTTCGGCGTACGCGGCAATATCGGTCCGACCCTGGTCTCGCTGATGTCGCGCCTGGGCTGGGAAACCGTGAACACCACCACCGCCGCGTTCGTGCTGCTGTCGCTGTGCTCGATCCTGTTCGGTTCGCCAGTGGAAGCGAAGAGTGCGCCGGTACTGACGCTGATCTTCATCGCGATTTTCGTGCTGCTCACCCTGGCGGTTTCCGGTCTCGGCCACGCGACCCTGCTGGTCATCCAGAAATGGGCGACTTACGTGTTCGGCGCGCTGAACATTCTGGTCGGCGGTTTCCTTTGCGCGACCATCGACTGGAGCGCCGTATTCAACGCCACGCCCGCGCCGCTGAGCGCGATGATCATCGGCATCGGCACCATGGCCGCCGGCACTGGTATCGGTTGGGCGAACGCTGGCGCTGACATGTCGCGCTATCAGCATCGCAGCGTCAAAGCCGTGCGCCTGGTCGCATCGGCGGCGTTTGGCGCGGGCATTCCGCTGGTGCTGTTGATCACCCTCGGCGGCTTGCTCTCGGTGGGTAACAACGACCTCGCTTCTGCAACCGATCCGATTGTGGCAATCCGCGACATGCTGCCGACGTGGATGGCCGTGCCGTACCTGATCACCGCGTTCGGTGGCTTGCTGCTGTCGAACAACCTGTCGGTATATTCCGCCGGCCTGACCACGCTGACCCTCGGGCTGAAGGTCAAACGCGTCTATGCCGTGGTCGTCGATATCGTCGCGATCTTTGCCGGTTCGATCTACTTCATGCTGATCGCCGACAGTTTCTACGGCCCGTTCATTACCTTCATTTCGCTGCTGGCAGTGCCGATTACCGCTTGGGTCGGGATCTTCGTTGTCGACCTGATTCACCGTCATTACTACAGCCCGAAAGACCTGCTGGATGTGAGTCCGAGCAGCGCCTATTGGTATCGCGGCGGCATCGAGTGGCGCGCATTTGGCGCGTGGGCGATTGCCATCGTGCTTGGCTTCAGTTTCACCACCATCGGCACCACGGCCGAGAACGTCTGGTTCAAGGGCTTCCTGTCCGACTCATGGCTGGGCCATAACGGTCTCGGCTGGATCGTCACCTTTGTTGTCGCCGGTGGCATTTACCTTGTACTCGGCGGGGCCAGGGATCGCCGCGCCGCGCAACCCGAGAACGCTCATGCCTAA
- a CDS encoding ADP-ribosylglycohydrolase family protein — protein MTALNRALGAFYGLALGDALGMPTQSLNRETIKSRFGQITDLQDAGPLQPIAANMPKGSITDDTEQAILVGELLVEGQGRIEPAILAQRLIEWEAEMQAKGSQDLLGPSTKRAIEMILAGHSPEEAGRYGTTNGAAMRITPVGIAANVAEPEQFIAAVVQACQVTHNTTLGISSAAAVAAVVSAGINGVDLGEALNLGQHIAQQAEAHGHWVAGGRMASRISWARSISVDSDKALLADVLYDVIGTSVASQESVVVSFALAQQVAIGEMSAFDALCMAASLGGDTDTIAAILGAMLGACLGLECWPGEMVDTVKAVNRLDLEPLVKGLLNLR, from the coding sequence ATGACCGCGCTCAACCGTGCACTTGGCGCTTTTTATGGTCTGGCGCTGGGTGATGCGCTGGGCATGCCGACGCAGTCGCTGAACCGCGAAACCATCAAGAGCCGTTTTGGCCAGATCACCGATCTGCAGGACGCCGGCCCGCTGCAACCCATCGCCGCGAATATGCCCAAAGGCTCGATCACCGACGACACCGAACAGGCGATTCTGGTCGGCGAGTTGCTGGTCGAAGGTCAGGGGCGCATCGAGCCGGCGATCCTCGCTCAGCGTTTGATCGAGTGGGAAGCCGAGATGCAGGCCAAGGGCTCGCAGGATTTGCTCGGCCCTTCGACCAAACGCGCGATTGAAATGATCCTCGCCGGACATTCACCGGAAGAAGCCGGGCGCTATGGCACCACCAATGGCGCGGCGATGCGCATTACCCCGGTCGGGATTGCCGCAAATGTTGCTGAACCCGAGCAATTTATCGCCGCAGTGGTGCAGGCGTGTCAGGTGACCCACAACACCACGCTGGGCATTTCCAGCGCGGCGGCGGTGGCGGCGGTGGTTTCTGCCGGGATCAACGGCGTGGATCTGGGCGAGGCGTTGAACCTCGGTCAACACATTGCCCAGCAAGCCGAAGCCCACGGCCACTGGGTCGCGGGTGGGCGCATGGCCTCGCGCATCAGCTGGGCGCGCAGTATCAGTGTCGACAGCGACAAAGCGCTGCTCGCCGATGTGCTGTATGACGTGATCGGCACGTCGGTGGCGTCGCAGGAGTCGGTGGTGGTTTCATTCGCTCTGGCGCAGCAAGTGGCGATCGGTGAAATGAGCGCATTCGACGCGTTGTGCATGGCAGCCAGTCTGGGTGGCGACACCGATACCATCGCGGCGATTCTCGGCGCCATGCTTGGGGCCTGCCTGGGTCTTGAGTGTTGGCCTGGGGAAATGGTCGACACGGTGAAAGCGGTTAATCGTCTTGACCTGGAACCCCTCGTGAAAGGACTCCTCAACCTACGCTGA
- a CDS encoding GntR family transcriptional regulator, whose protein sequence is MIRQVRFDKKQRVVDELVRRIESGLMEDGFLLPGEHQLAQEFQVSRGTLREALAELKRRNYIATQSGVGSIVTFDGVALDQRSGWAQALADSGALINTEVLRLEAVTRPDLLVRFGTDQFITLDRRRRATDGTLVSLERSLMPANGGLESLPRVGLIDNSLTITLAAYGYIGERGDQWIGAEPLNAEDAELLGRPVGTVFLKALRTTYDRQNRFMEQVESLLDPVHFRLHLQFGESK, encoded by the coding sequence ATGATTAGACAGGTACGATTTGACAAGAAACAACGGGTGGTCGACGAACTCGTCCGGCGCATCGAAAGCGGCCTCATGGAGGACGGTTTCCTGTTGCCCGGCGAACATCAGTTGGCTCAAGAATTCCAGGTCAGCCGCGGCACCTTGCGCGAAGCGCTGGCCGAACTGAAGCGGCGCAATTACATCGCCACGCAGAGCGGGGTCGGCTCCATCGTCACCTTCGACGGTGTCGCCCTCGACCAACGCAGCGGTTGGGCGCAAGCGCTGGCCGACAGCGGGGCGCTGATCAACACTGAAGTATTGCGCCTTGAAGCGGTGACGCGCCCGGATCTGCTGGTGCGGTTCGGCACCGATCAATTCATCACCCTCGACCGTCGCCGGCGCGCCACCGACGGTACGCTGGTCTCTCTCGAACGCTCTTTGATGCCGGCCAATGGCGGTCTGGAAAGCCTGCCGCGCGTCGGTCTGATCGACAATTCTCTGACCATCACCCTCGCCGCGTACGGCTACATCGGCGAGCGCGGTGATCAGTGGATCGGCGCCGAGCCGCTGAACGCCGAAGACGCCGAACTGCTCGGTCGACCGGTCGGCACGGTGTTCCTCAAAGCCCTGCGCACCACGTACGACCGGCAGAACCGTTTCATGGAGCAGGTGGAGAGCCTGCTCGACCCGGTGCACTTTCGTCTGCACCTGCAATTTGGAGAATCGAAATGA
- the araH gene encoding L-arabinose ABC transporter permease AraH, whose amino-acid sequence MTTQNETLPTQRKPLDMRRFLDDWVMLLAAIGIFVACTLLIDNFLSPLNMRGLGLAISTTGIAACTMLYCLASGHFDLSVGSVIACAGVVAAVVMRDTDSVFLGVSAALVMGLIVGLINGIVIAKLRVNALITTLATMQIVRGLAYIFANGKAVGVSQESFFVFGNGQLFGVPVPILITIVCFLFFGWLLNYTTYGRNTMAIGGNQEAALLAGVNVDRTKIIIFAVHGVIGALAGVILASRMTSGQPMIGQGFELTVISACVLGGVSLSGGIGMIRHVIAGVLILAIIENAMNLKNIDTFYQYVIRGSILLLAVVIDRLKQR is encoded by the coding sequence ATGACTACCCAAAACGAAACCCTGCCGACCCAGCGCAAACCGCTCGACATGCGCCGCTTCCTCGATGACTGGGTCATGCTGCTGGCGGCGATCGGCATTTTTGTCGCCTGCACGCTGCTGATCGATAACTTTCTTTCGCCGCTGAACATGCGTGGTCTGGGCCTTGCGATTTCCACCACCGGCATCGCGGCGTGCACCATGCTGTACTGCCTGGCGTCCGGGCATTTCGACCTCTCGGTCGGATCGGTGATCGCCTGTGCCGGTGTGGTTGCGGCAGTGGTGATGCGCGACACCGACAGCGTCTTTCTCGGCGTCAGCGCAGCATTGGTGATGGGCCTGATCGTGGGGCTGATCAACGGCATCGTGATCGCCAAATTGCGCGTCAATGCGCTGATCACCACGCTGGCGACGATGCAGATCGTCCGTGGCTTGGCGTACATTTTCGCCAACGGCAAAGCGGTGGGCGTATCGCAGGAATCGTTCTTCGTGTTCGGCAACGGCCAGTTGTTCGGCGTGCCGGTGCCGATCCTGATCACCATCGTCTGCTTTCTGTTTTTCGGCTGGCTGCTGAATTACACCACCTACGGGCGCAACACCATGGCCATCGGTGGCAACCAGGAAGCGGCGCTGCTGGCGGGCGTCAACGTTGATCGCACCAAAATCATCATCTTCGCGGTGCACGGTGTGATCGGCGCGTTGGCGGGTGTGATTCTGGCGTCGCGGATGACCTCCGGGCAGCCGATGATTGGTCAGGGCTTCGAGCTGACGGTGATTTCTGCCTGTGTGTTGGGCGGGGTTTCGCTGAGTGGAGGGATTGGCATGATCCGCCATGTGATTGCCGGGGTGTTGATTCTGGCGATCATCGAGAATGCGATGAACCTGAAAAACATCGACACGTTTTATCAGTATGTGATCCGTGGTTCGATTCTGTTGCTGGCCGTGGTGATTGACCGCCTTAAGCAGCGCTAA
- the araG gene encoding L-arabinose ABC transporter ATP-binding protein AraG, whose amino-acid sequence MHAQVQTQEQHGASGSLRFNGIGKTFPGVKALDGISFVAHPGQVHALMGENGAGKSTLLKILGGAYIPSSGELQIGEQAMAFKSTADSIGSGVAVIHQELHLVPEMTVAENLFLGHLPASFGLINRSELRQKALNCLKGLADEIDPQTKVGRLSLGQRQLVEIAKALSRGAHVIAFDEPTSSLSAREIDRLMAIIGRLRDEGKVVLYVSHRMEEVFRICDAVTVFKDGRYVRTFEDMSQLTHDQLVTCMVGRDIQDIYDYRHRPRGAVALKVDGLLGPGLREPISFEAHKGEILGLFGLVGAGRTELFRLLSGLERNTAGRLELRGHELKLRSPRDAIAAGILLCPEDRKKEGIIPLASVAENINISARGAHSGLGCLIRGLWEKGNADKQIKALKVKTPHAGQQIKFLSGGNQQKAILGRWLSMPMKVLLLDEPTRGIDIGAKAEIYQIIHNLAADGISVIVVSSDLMEVMGISDRILVLCEGALRGEINRDQANESNLLQLALPRQRADGVAN is encoded by the coding sequence ATGCACGCGCAAGTACAGACACAAGAACAACACGGCGCCAGTGGCAGCCTGCGCTTTAACGGCATCGGCAAGACCTTTCCGGGTGTGAAGGCGCTGGACGGCATCAGTTTCGTCGCGCATCCGGGTCAGGTTCATGCCTTGATGGGCGAGAACGGCGCCGGCAAATCGACCCTGCTGAAGATTCTCGGCGGTGCCTACATCCCGAGCAGCGGCGAGTTGCAGATCGGCGAGCAGGCGATGGCGTTCAAGTCCACCGCCGACAGCATCGGCAGCGGCGTCGCAGTGATTCACCAGGAATTGCATCTGGTCCCGGAAATGACCGTGGCCGAGAACCTGTTCCTCGGCCATCTGCCGGCCAGTTTCGGCTTGATCAATCGCAGTGAGCTACGCCAGAAAGCCTTGAATTGCCTCAAAGGCTTGGCCGATGAAATCGATCCGCAGACCAAGGTCGGGCGGTTGTCACTGGGCCAACGCCAATTGGTGGAAATCGCCAAGGCACTGTCGCGCGGCGCCCATGTGATTGCCTTTGACGAACCGACCAGCAGCCTTTCGGCGCGGGAAATTGACCGCTTGATGGCAATCATCGGCCGCCTGCGCGATGAGGGCAAAGTGGTCCTCTATGTTTCCCATCGTATGGAAGAAGTTTTCCGCATCTGCGACGCCGTCACGGTGTTCAAGGATGGCCGCTATGTGCGCACGTTCGAAGACATGAGTCAGTTGACCCACGATCAACTGGTGACCTGCATGGTCGGTCGCGACATTCAGGATATCTACGATTACCGCCATCGCCCGCGCGGCGCCGTGGCATTGAAAGTCGACGGTTTGCTCGGTCCAGGGCTGCGCGAGCCGATCAGTTTCGAGGCGCACAAGGGCGAAATCCTTGGCCTGTTCGGGCTGGTCGGGGCAGGGCGCACCGAACTGTTTCGCCTGCTCAGTGGCCTTGAGCGCAACACCGCTGGCCGTCTCGAATTGCGTGGTCACGAACTGAAATTGCGTTCACCGCGTGATGCGATTGCTGCGGGCATTCTGTTGTGCCCGGAAGACCGCAAGAAAGAAGGCATCATCCCGCTGGCCAGCGTCGCCGAGAACATCAACATCAGTGCGCGCGGTGCGCATTCCGGCCTCGGCTGTCTGATCCGTGGCCTGTGGGAAAAGGGCAACGCCGACAAGCAGATCAAAGCCCTGAAAGTGAAAACTCCGCACGCCGGGCAGCAGATCAAATTTCTTTCCGGCGGCAACCAGCAGAAAGCCATTCTCGGTCGCTGGCTGTCGATGCCGATGAAAGTCCTGCTGCTCGACGAGCCCACTCGCGGCATCGACATCGGCGCCAAAGCCGAGATTTACCAGATCATCCATAACCTTGCCGCGGACGGCATTTCGGTGATCGTGGTGTCTAGCGACCTGATGGAAGTGATGGGCATCTCCGACCGTATTCTGGTGCTGTGCGAAGGCGCCTTGCGCGGTGAAATCAACCGCGACCAGGCCAACGAATCCAACCTGCTGCAACTGGCTTTGCCGCGCCAACGCGCTGACGGCGTGGCGAACTGA
- a CDS encoding substrate-binding domain-containing protein, which yields MKRRFGIRTLCSTALAVTAFSLSSALLAADAVKIGFLVKQAEEPWFQTEWAFAEKAAKDKGFELIKIAVPDGEKTLSAIDSLAANGAKGFVICPPDVSLGPAIMAKAKLNDLKVIAVDDRFVDASGKFMEDVPYLGMAAFEVGQKQGAAMAAEAKKRNWDWKDTYAVVNTYNELDTGKKRTDGSVDALKKAGMPEDHILFAALKTLDVPGSMDATNSALVKLPGAAKNLIIGGMNDNTVLGGVRATEAAGFAATNVIGIGINGTDAIGELKKPNSGFFGSMLPSPHIEGYKTAEMMYEWITAGKEPPKYTAMDDVTLITRENFKQELEKIGLWN from the coding sequence ATGAAACGTCGATTCGGGATTCGTACCCTGTGCAGCACTGCCCTGGCGGTTACTGCGTTCAGCTTGAGCAGTGCGCTGCTCGCCGCCGACGCGGTGAAGATCGGTTTTCTGGTCAAGCAGGCCGAAGAACCTTGGTTCCAGACCGAATGGGCTTTTGCCGAGAAAGCCGCCAAGGACAAAGGCTTTGAACTGATCAAAATCGCCGTGCCGGATGGCGAGAAAACCCTCTCGGCTATCGACAGCCTGGCCGCCAATGGCGCCAAGGGCTTTGTGATCTGCCCACCGGATGTGTCGCTCGGCCCGGCGATCATGGCCAAAGCCAAACTCAATGACCTCAAAGTGATCGCCGTCGACGACCGTTTCGTCGATGCCAGCGGCAAATTCATGGAAGACGTGCCGTACCTGGGCATGGCTGCGTTCGAAGTCGGCCAGAAGCAGGGCGCCGCCATGGCCGCCGAAGCGAAGAAGCGTAACTGGGACTGGAAAGACACCTACGCGGTGGTCAACACCTACAACGAACTCGACACTGGCAAGAAGCGCACCGACGGTTCGGTCGATGCTCTGAAGAAGGCCGGCATGCCTGAGGATCACATCCTCTTCGCCGCGCTGAAAACCCTCGACGTACCTGGCAGCATGGACGCCACCAACTCGGCGCTGGTGAAACTGCCAGGCGCGGCGAAAAACCTGATCATCGGCGGCATGAACGACAACACCGTGCTCGGCGGCGTACGGGCTACCGAAGCGGCCGGTTTTGCCGCGACCAACGTGATCGGCATTGGCATCAACGGCACCGACGCCATTGGCGAGTTGAAAAAGCCTAACAGCGGCTTCTTCGGTTCGATGCTGCCAAGCCCGCACATCGAAGGCTACAAGACCGCCGAGATGATGTACGAGTGGATCACTGCCGGCAAAGAACCGCCGAAGTACACCGCCATGGATGACGTCACCCTGATCACCCGCGAAAACTTCAAGCAAGAGCTGGAAAAAATCGGCTTGTGGAACTGA
- a CDS encoding SDR family oxidoreductase, whose amino-acid sequence MAEPLSLPPVPAPPKGERLRNKVVLLTGAAQGIGEAIVAAFASQQAKLVISDIQADKVERVAAHWREQGHDVQAMQADVSAQSDLHAMARLAVERHGRIDVLINCAGVNVFRDPLQMTEEDWRRCFAIDLDGAWFGCKAVLPQMIEQGVGSIINIASTHSSHIIPGCFPYPVAKHGLLGLTRALGIEYAAKGIRVNAIAPGYIETQLNVDYWNGFADPHAERQRAFDLHPPKRIGQPIEVAMTAVFLASDEAPFINASCITLDGGRSVMYHD is encoded by the coding sequence ATGGCTGAACCTCTTTCGCTGCCGCCGGTGCCTGCGCCGCCGAAGGGCGAGCGTTTGCGCAACAAAGTGGTGTTGCTGACCGGTGCAGCTCAAGGCATCGGCGAAGCCATCGTCGCCGCTTTCGCCTCGCAGCAGGCCAAATTGGTGATCAGCGATATCCAGGCCGACAAAGTTGAACGCGTCGCCGCGCATTGGCGCGAGCAGGGCCATGATGTGCAGGCGATGCAGGCGGATGTCTCAGCCCAGAGCGACTTGCACGCCATGGCCAGACTTGCCGTTGAACGGCACGGACGCATCGATGTACTGATCAACTGTGCCGGGGTCAACGTGTTTCGCGACCCGCTGCAGATGACCGAAGAAGATTGGCGCCGCTGCTTCGCCATCGATCTGGATGGCGCCTGGTTTGGCTGCAAAGCCGTGCTGCCGCAGATGATCGAGCAGGGCGTCGGCAGCATCATCAACATCGCCTCGACCCATTCCAGCCACATCATCCCCGGCTGCTTTCCGTACCCGGTGGCCAAACACGGTTTACTCGGGCTGACCCGCGCACTCGGCATCGAATATGCCGCCAAAGGCATTCGCGTCAACGCCATTGCCCCGGGGTATATCGAAACGCAGCTCAACGTCGACTACTGGAACGGTTTCGCCGACCCGCATGCCGAGCGCCAGCGCGCGTTCGATCTGCACCCGCCGAAACGCATCGGCCAGCCGATCGAAGTGGCCATGACCGCGGTTTTTCTGGCCAGTGATGAAGCGCCGTTCATCAACGCGTCGTGTATCACCCTCGATGGCGGACGTTCGGTGATGTACCACGACTGA
- a CDS encoding SMP-30/gluconolactonase/LRE family protein, which yields MSCTALTQHRAQLGEGPFWDAPTQALYWVDIAGKQALRLIGQNVQIWQMPEHISAFIPCNSGDALVTLSSGVYRLDLDSPGLEPRLTLFCVADPQPGNRPNEARCDALGRLWLGTMQNNIGEQGEDLSIVRRSGGLFRIDPDQRVTPLLLGLGIPNTLLWSDDGTTLLFGESLDGTLNRYFIRTDGSLDAAQVFYASEQNGGPDGSAMDAEGYVWNARWDGSCLLRLTPDGQVDRKIDLPVSRPTSCVFGGEDLKTLYITSAKSPLNHPLDGAVLSMRVDVAGKLCTRFAG from the coding sequence ATGTCGTGCACCGCTCTGACCCAACACCGCGCGCAACTTGGTGAAGGCCCGTTCTGGGACGCGCCGACCCAGGCGCTGTACTGGGTCGATATTGCAGGCAAGCAGGCTTTGCGCCTGATCGGCCAGAACGTGCAGATCTGGCAAATGCCCGAGCACATTTCCGCATTCATTCCCTGCAACAGCGGCGATGCACTGGTGACACTGAGCAGCGGCGTCTATCGCCTTGATCTCGACTCGCCAGGGCTCGAACCGCGTCTCACGTTATTCTGCGTCGCCGACCCGCAACCCGGCAATCGGCCCAACGAAGCCCGCTGTGATGCGCTGGGCCGGTTATGGCTCGGCACCATGCAAAACAACATCGGCGAGCAGGGCGAAGACCTGTCGATCGTCCGCCGCTCCGGTGGCCTGTTTCGCATCGATCCCGACCAGCGCGTGACACCGCTGCTGCTCGGGCTGGGCATTCCAAATACCTTGTTGTGGAGTGATGACGGCACCACGTTGCTGTTTGGTGAAAGTCTCGACGGCACGCTCAATCGATATTTCATCCGCACCGACGGCAGTCTCGATGCCGCGCAGGTCTTTTACGCGTCGGAGCAAAACGGTGGCCCCGACGGCTCGGCAATGGACGCCGAAGGCTACGTGTGGAACGCGCGTTGGGACGGCAGTTGCCTGTTGCGGCTGACGCCGGATGGGCAAGTGGATCGCAAAATCGATCTGCCGGTCAGCCGCCCAACCAGTTGCGTATTCGGTGGTGAAGATCTGAAGACCTTGTACATCACCAGCGCGAAAAGTCCGCTCAACCATCCCCTGGATGGCGCGGTGTTGAGCATGCGCGTCGACGTTGCAGGAAAACTCTGTACGCGTTTTGCTGGTTAA
- a CDS encoding FadR/GntR family transcriptional regulator — MSSSFHASTVDWLGSWLAAGQVKPGQTIKVEADLGEQLGVSRTVIREAIKTLVAKGMLEVGPKVGTRVLPVRRWNLFDPQVVGWLSRNGLPENFVDDLLDLRRTIEPMAVRWACERATQEQIDAVQLAYNALERAVDSNVDYNRADQSFHECILAASHNQFIEQMVPALGALLAVSFEVSAADPDELRRTLPIHKDMADAIAARDSARGVWACMTLIDNADLAIKRFYPKVMADKKAS, encoded by the coding sequence ATGTCCAGCAGTTTTCATGCGTCGACGGTCGACTGGCTCGGCAGCTGGCTTGCTGCTGGTCAGGTCAAGCCTGGGCAGACCATCAAAGTCGAAGCCGACCTGGGCGAGCAGCTCGGTGTCAGCCGCACGGTGATTCGCGAAGCAATCAAAACCCTCGTTGCTAAAGGCATGCTGGAAGTGGGGCCGAAAGTCGGCACTCGCGTCCTGCCGGTGCGACGCTGGAATCTGTTCGATCCGCAAGTCGTCGGTTGGCTTTCGCGCAACGGCTTGCCGGAAAACTTCGTCGATGACCTGCTCGACCTGCGCCGCACTATCGAGCCGATGGCGGTGCGCTGGGCTTGCGAGCGCGCGACCCAGGAACAGATCGACGCGGTGCAGTTGGCGTACAACGCCCTTGAGCGCGCCGTCGACAGTAATGTCGATTACAACCGCGCCGACCAGTCCTTTCATGAATGCATTCTGGCTGCGAGCCATAACCAGTTCATCGAACAAATGGTCCCGGCGCTCGGCGCTTTGCTCGCGGTTTCGTTCGAAGTTTCTGCCGCTGATCCTGATGAATTGCGCCGCACGCTTCCCATTCACAAAGACATGGCCGACGCCATTGCCGCCCGGGATTCCGCACGTGGCGTGTGGGCCTGCATGACCTTGATCGACAATGCGGATCTGGCGATCAAACGCTTTTACCCGAAAGTCATGGCTGACAAAAAAGCCAGCTGA
- a CDS encoding DUF1285 domain-containing protein — MSGQQTANDLLGQIPKTKGLPPVHLWNPDFCGDIDMRIARDGTWYYLGTPIGRKPMVKLFSTIIRRDGDDYFLITPVEKVGIKVDDAPFVAISVEVEGEGEAQVLRFTINVEETAEAGPEHPIRVEIDPTTQEPAPYVHVRSNLEALIHRNVFYQMVNLAVSREIDGQRWLGVWSRGEFFRIGLEP, encoded by the coding sequence ATGAGTGGCCAGCAAACAGCCAATGACCTGTTGGGACAAATCCCCAAAACCAAAGGCCTGCCGCCGGTGCATTTATGGAATCCGGATTTTTGCGGCGACATCGACATGCGCATCGCCCGTGACGGCACCTGGTATTACCTGGGCACGCCGATCGGGCGCAAGCCGATGGTCAAACTGTTCTCCACCATCATCCGCCGCGATGGTGACGATTATTTCCTGATCACCCCGGTCGAGAAGGTTGGAATCAAGGTCGACGATGCGCCGTTTGTGGCGATTTCCGTTGAGGTCGAAGGCGAGGGCGAGGCGCAGGTTTTGCGCTTTACCATCAACGTCGAGGAAACCGCCGAGGCCGGGCCTGAGCATCCGATCCGTGTCGAAATCGATCCGACAACCCAAGAGCCCGCGCCCTATGTTCATGTGCGCAGCAATCTCGAGGCGCTGATTCACCGCAATGTCTTTTATCAAATGGTGAACCTGGCGGTCAGCCGCGAAATCGACGGCCAGCGTTGGCTTGGCGTCTGGAGTCGCGGCGAATTCTTTCGCATCGGTCTCGAACCTTAA
- a CDS encoding DUF4823 domain-containing protein translates to MRSLVLLLAVLALGGCMTVSDMAEGTRYQMSDAGLLDHSDSRRVNNFRIQADSFIYIAQGAFAPPGGSYPRPNVVAEEAFKGFIEYFPMVRRARAPEGLDQAMGEARDAGAHYLLYTRFAKADDRIGNSDEWLDQEAVDRLGIDGGVIQIMLIETSTQYLIDTARIKSRGGLLTFHDNKPEDLIGPPLAQYARSLLGVSNQ, encoded by the coding sequence ATGCGTAGCCTGGTTTTGCTGCTGGCCGTTTTGGCGCTCGGCGGCTGTATGACTGTCAGCGATATGGCCGAAGGCACTCGCTACCAGATGAGCGACGCCGGTTTGCTCGATCACAGCGATAGCCGTCGCGTGAACAACTTCCGCATTCAGGCGGATTCGTTCATTTACATCGCTCAGGGTGCTTTCGCGCCGCCGGGTGGTTCCTATCCTCGACCCAATGTGGTCGCTGAAGAAGCGTTCAAAGGTTTCATCGAGTATTTCCCGATGGTTCGCCGCGCCCGTGCGCCGGAAGGCCTCGACCAGGCGATGGGCGAGGCTCGCGATGCCGGCGCGCATTATTTGTTGTACACGCGTTTCGCCAAGGCTGATGATCGCATCGGCAACTCCGATGAGTGGCTCGATCAGGAAGCTGTGGATCGTCTCGGCATCGACGGCGGCGTCATTCAGATCATGTTGATCGAGACCAGCACGCAGTATTTGATTGATACTGCACGCATCAAAAGTCGTGGCGGTTTACTGACGTTCCACGACAATAAACCCGAAGACCTGATCGGTCCGCCGCTGGCACAGTACGCGCGCAGCCTGCTGGGAGTCAGCAACCAATAA